A segment of the Micromonospora sediminicola genome:
CTGGTGCTGACCACGCGATCCCCGTCCGGCGGTTAGCGTGGGTGGGGTGAAGGCGATCGCGATCGACGCGTACGGGTCGGCCGACCTGCTGACCCCGCGCGAGCTGCCCACCCCGCCGGTCGGGCCGGACACGGTCCTGGTCCGGGTGCGGGCGGCCGGGGTGAACCCGGTCGACTGGAAGGTCCGCGAGGGGCACCTGGCGGGTGCCTTCCCGAGCCACTTCCCGCTGGTGCCGGGGTGGGACGCGGCCGGGGTGGTGGAGGCGGTCGGTCCGGCGGTGGCCGGGTTCGCCGTCGGCGACGAGGTGATCGGCTACGTCCGCCGCGACGACGTGCAGCACGGCACGTACGCCGAACTGGTCCCGGCCCCCGAGCGGTGCCTGGCCGACAAGCCGGTGCGGGCGTCCTGGCCGGAGGCGGCCGGGCTGCCGCTGGCGGGGCTCACCGCGTACCAGGCGTTGCAGTTGGCCCGCACGGGCGCCGGCGACACCGTGCTGGTGCACGGCGCGTCCGGTGGGGTGGGGCACCTCGCGGTGCAGGTGGCCCGGGCGCTCGGCGCGGACCGGGTGATCGGCACGGCGAGCGAGGCCAACCACGACTTCGTCCGGTCGCTGGGCGCGGAGCCGGTCGCCTACGGCGACGGCCTGCGGGACCGGGTCCGGGCGGTCGCGCCGGACGGGGTCGACGTGGTGCTGGACCTGTTCGGCGGCGACGCGCTCGACGTCTCCGCGGAGCTGATCGCCCGGCCGGCCCGGATGATCTCCACCGCCGATCCCGAGCACGTGACCAGGCTCGGCGGCACCTACCTCTTCGTGAAGCCGTCCGCGGCGGACCTGGCGGTGCTGGCCGGGTTGGTCGACGCGGGCCGGCTGACCGTGCACGTGGCCCGTACGCTCCCGCTGGCCGAGGCGGCCGAGGCGCACCGCCTCGTCGAGGCGGGGCACGTCCGGGGCAAGGTCGTGCTGACGGTCTGAGTCGACGCTCAGCGGGTGCGGCGACGCACCAGCAGCGCGATGCCGGCCAGCCCGGCCGTGATGACGACCACCACGCCGACGTTGAGCAGCAGCAGCCGCTGCAGCTCGCCGAGCGCGGTGTCGAGGTCCTGCACCGGGTCGAGCGCGTCCTCCGGCAGCACGCGCTCGCCGCCGCCGATGCCGCCGGAGAGCGTGTCGAACCGGGGCTCCAGCGGCACCCCGACCGAGCGCAGCGTCTCGGACATGTTGAGGCGCCCGAAGAACCAGCCGGCCCGGGGGCGGCTCAGGTCGGGCTGCTTGGCCGGCCGGTAGACCCGGGGCCCGCCCTTCGCCAGCGGGAAGAGGTCGAAGGTGTTCTTCGGGGTGCCGGCGACGAGCACCACCACCGTGTACTTCGGACCGAGGTCCTTGGCGGCGGGACCGCGCAGCTGACCGGTCGTGCCCAGCCACTTGACCTGGTCGACGATCAAGTTCACGTCGGCCGGGCGGGTGTCGGCCCGCAACCGGAGCGGCTGGTCGAGCCGGTCGCCGGTGATGTCCACCCCACCCGGGGCGAGCTTCGGCTTGGGTGCGGCCTGGGCCGCCGCCGGGCCGGCCAGGGCCAGCGAGCACACCAGTGCCACCGCCGCCCCGGTCAGGACGGTCAACACCCGTCTCACCTTCCGGACCATCGCCGCCTCCTCGCCCCGTTCGATGGCTGGCTTTCGCTGCGGGTCACACTGGACCTGTCCACCTCAAAGACTCCGCAGAACGTCGCCTGGTTGCAGCTGGTGGAAGAGTATTTGGAACTATCTGCGAGCTGAGACCGACCAATAGCCGGCCGATGATCAGCGGCCGGATCCTACCCGGATGGAGGGGCTCATGGGGGGCAGGGTTGTCCGTGTGGCGCGTACCTGGCTGGTGGTCCTCGGGGTGGCGGCGGGAGCGTCGCTGCTGCTGCCGGCCGCCCCGGCTTTCGCGCACAACTCCCTGACCGGCAGCGATCCGCAGAACGGGGCCCGGTTGGCCGCCGCGCCGAAGCGGATCGAGTTGCGGTTCCTGGCCACACCGAAGGAGGCCACGACGAAGGTCACCGTCACCGGGCCGGACAACGTGGTCGCCGCGGGCGGCGCGCCGACGTTCGCCGGCAAGCGGGTGAGCGTGCCGTTCAAGCCGGGCGCCGCGGGGCTCTACATCGTGACCTACCAGCTCGCCTCCGACGACGGACACCCGGTCAAGGGGGAGATCCGGTTCACCCTGACCACGGGCACGCCGGCCGAGCCGCCGTCGGCGAGCGCCGCGCCTGGCAGCGCCACGCCGACCACCGCGCCGGCATCCACCGCCGCCGGCTCGCCGTCCGCCGGCTCGCCGTCCGCGGCGAGCCCGTCCCCGGCCGCCGCCGGGGACGACGACGGGGGTACGGGCTGGCTCTGGACCGTCGTCCCGGTGGTGGTGCTGGGGCTGCTCCTGGTCGGAGCGCTCGTGCTGCGCCGTCGCGCCACCCGCCGCTGACCCGGGCGAGCACGCCGAACACGGTGCGTGACGGCCGCGGGAGAAGGACGAACGTGCGAGCGATATACCGCTGAGTCATATTTATGACTCAGCGGTATATCGCTCGCACCTGTATCGGCTCTCGGCCGCGACACGCCTGCGGACGACACGCCGGCCGGCTCCCCCACAGGCCCGCCGGGCCATGCCGCGGGATCGTGCGGCGTCGGGCCGCGCCGCCGGGCCAGCCGGGCAACGCCTGGGACACGCCGTGTCGCGCCGCGCCGCCGGGTCCGCCGGGACACGCCGTGTCAGGCCGCGCCGCCGGGTCCGCCGGGACACGCCGTGTCGGGCCGCGCCGCTGGGTCCACCCCGTCGGGCCGCGCCGCCGGGCCCGCCCCGCCGGAGGGCCCGGTCGGGGCGTCCGCGGAGCGACCGTCACGGGGCGACCGCGCCGGGCCGGGTCAGACCAGGCGTACCCGGGCGGCGCGCAGCCGGGTGAGCGTGCGGTCGCGGCCGAGCACCTCCAGGGACTCGAACAGCGGCAGCCCGACGGTGCGTCCGGTGACCGCGACCCGGACCGGCGCCTGTGCCTTGCCCAGCTTCAGCCCGCGCTCCGCGCCGACCGCCTCCAGCGTGGCCTTCAGCGACTCGGCGTCCCACGAGCCGAGCGCGTCGAACGCGGCGATCGCGGCGTCCAGCAGCTCGGCGGCGCCCTCCTTCATCGCCTTCGCCCAGGCCGCCTCGTCGATCAGCGGGTCGGCCAGGAAGAGGAAGTCGACGTTCGGCACGATCTCGCTGAGGACCGCGATCCGGGTCTGCGCCAGCGGGGCCACCGCGGCGAACGCGGCCGGGTCGAACTCGGCCGGCTGCCACGGCGGCGGGGCGATCGTGTCGGTGCCGGTGAGCCACGGCTGGCAGGCGGCGACGAAGTCCTCCAGCGGCAGCGCCCGGATGTACTCCCCGTTGAAGGCCCGCAGCTTCTTCTCGTCGAAGAAGGCGGGGGAGGGGTTGACCTCGTCGAGCCGGAACTCGTCCTCGATCACCGACCAGGGCACGATCTCCCGGTCGCCGGAGGGCGCCCAGCCGAGCAGCATCAGGTAGTTGCGCATCGCGTCGGCGAGGTAGCCCTCGTCCCGGTACGCCTCCAGGGCGACCTTGTCGCGCCGCTTGGACAGCTTCTGCCGCTTCTCGTTGACCACCACCGGCACGTGCGCCCAGATCGGCGGCTTGACCCCGAGCGCGTCCCAGAGCAACTGCTGCTTCGGGGTGTTGGGCAGGTGCTCCTCGGCCCGGATCACGTGGGTGATCCCCATGGTCATGTCGTCGACCACGTTGGCGAGCAGGAAGACCGGCGACCCGTCTCCACGGGCGATGACGAAGTCCTCGATCAGCTTGTTCTCGAACGTCGGCTCGCCCCGGATCAGGTCGACCACCACGGTCTCGCCCTCGTCCGGCGTACGGAAGCGCAGTGCCCGGCCCTCGCCCGGCCCCAGGCCGCGGTCCCGGCAGAAGCCGTCGTAGCCACGCTGCTGGGGGCCGGTACGCGCCTGCACGTCCTCGCGGGTGCAGTCGCAGTAGTAGGCCCGGCCGCCGTCGTACAGGCGCTGGGCGGCGGCACGGTGCTCGCCGGCGTAGGAGGACTGGAAGTACGGGCCCTCGTAGCTGCCCCGCGAGATGCCGATCCAGTCGAGCGCGGAGAGGATGCCCTCGGTCCACTCGGGCTTGTTGCGGGCCGCGTCGGTGTCCTCGACGCGGAGCACGAACACCCCGCCCTGCTGCTTGGCGAAGATCCAGTTCTGCAGCGCCGAGCGGGCGCCGCCGACGTGGAACATTCCGGTCGGGGAGGGGGCGAAGCGTACACGTACCGTCACGTCCCCCAGCCTACGGCGGGCCGCGACCGAGAAAGGAAGGGCCCCTTCTTAACGCCTCCGGAGGTGAAGGGGCCCCCTTTTAACACGCGCCAACAGGCGCGACGGCTGGCGGGCGTCACGGCACGGAGCGGATCTTCACCACCAGGGCGCTGCCGAGCAGGGTGACCGCCGCGGTCACCGCGTACAGCGTCGGGTAGCCGCCGAGGTGCACGACGATCGGCGCGGACAGCGCCGGACCGAGCACCTGTGGCGCCGAGTTGGCAATGTTGATCACGCCGAGGTCCTTGGCCCGGTCGGTGGCGGCCGGCAGCACCTGGGTGATCAACGCGGCGTCCACCGCCAGGTAGACGCCGTAGCCCGCGCCGAGCAGCAGCGCGGCCACGATCGCCATCGGCCAGACCGGCGCGACGGCGAGCAGCGTCGCCGCCACCGCCATGATCAGCCCGGACACGATCACGAAGACCTTGCGCCGGCCGGAGCGGTCGGAGAGTCGCCCGGCGACCACGGCGGTGAGCATCATGCCCAGCGTGTAGAGCAGGATCAGCACCAGCAGCGAGCCCTCGGGGTCGGCCACCCGCACCCCGTCGGTGAGGAAGTAGAGCAGGTAGAGCGTGCCGAGCGCGTTGCCGGTCTGCACCAGGAAGCGGGTGAACCAGGCCCAGGCGAAGTCGGGGTGGCGGCGCGGGCTGATCCACATCGAGGCGAGCAGGGCGCGCAGCCGCACCGGCGACCGGTGCTCCCGGGGCAGCGGGTCGTCCTGGGTGAGCAGCGCGAACGGCAGTGACAGCAGCAGCACGGCGAGCGCGATCGCCGCGTACCCGGCCGCGTTTCCGGTCACCACGGCGGTGACCAGCACCGCGCCCAGCACCAGGCCGAGCGCCTGCGGGATGCCCACCCAGCCCGAGACGCCGCCGCGCTGCGCCACCGGCACCCGGTCCGGGATCGCGGCGGTGAGGCTGGCCAGCATCGCGTTGAAGCAGACCTGCGCGGCCACCCAGGCCACCGCCACCCCGGCGATGCTGTCCTGCCGGGCCAGCAGCACCAGGGCGGCCGCGCCGACCACCGCGCCGGTCGCGGTCCAGACGTGCCGGCGGCCGAAGTGCCGGTTGGCCAGCCGCAGCGAGGTACGGTCCGACAGGGCCCCGGCGAGCGGGTTGGCCAGCACCGCGGCGAGCGCGCCGAGGCCGGTCACCACCGCCAGCATGGCCTCCTTGTCGCCCGGCGCGATCCGTTCCACCTGCTGCGGCAGCAGGACCTGGATCGGGGTGAAGAACGCCATCCAGACGCCCAGGTTGGCCGCGAAGATCAGCGCGATCCAGCTCCGCCGGACCGGCACCGTCGGCTCGGCGAGCGCCGCCGGCAGCGAGGCCGGCGTCGGGTTCACCGTGGTCATCGCCGCACCAGGTCACGGAACCAGGCGTACGACGACTTCGGCGTGCGCCGCTGGGTCGGGTAGTCGACGTGCACCAGGCCGAAGCGCTTGGTGAACCCCTCGGCCCACTCCCAGTTGTCCAGCAGCGACCAGACGAAGTACCCGGTCACCGGCACGCCCGCGCCGATCGCCTCGTGCACCGCGCGCACGTGCCCGTCCAGGTAGGCGATCCGCTCCGGGTCGTCCACCCGGCCCTGGGCGTCGGGCGCGTCGTCGTACGCGCACCCGCTCTCGGTGACCTGGATCTCCGGCAGCGCGTCGCCGTACCGGTCCCGTAGCTGGAGCAGCAGCTCACGCAGGCCGTCCGGGGCGACCGGCCAGTCGAACGCGGTACGCGGGTAACCGTCCAGCGGCACGATCTCGAACGGAAGCGGCGACCCTTCCTCGGGCGCGCGGATGCCCGTCGGGTTGTAGTAGTTCACGCCGAGCACCTCGATCGGCGCGGCGATGACGTCCAGGTCGCCGTCGCGGACCACGGTCGGGTCGACGCCGGGCGCGTCGGGGTAGCCGAGACCGAGCAGCGGGTCGGTGAAGAGCCGGTTGTGCAGCGCGTCGTACGCCGCGGCGGCCCGGTCGACGTCACTGTCCCCGGCCGGCCGCACCGGCGAGTAGTTGTTGGCGATCGCCACCGGGCTCGCGGTGCGGGCCCGCAGCGCGGCCACCGCGAGACCGTGCCCGAGGAGCTGGTGGTGCGCGACCGGGAAGGCGTCGAAGAGCAGCACCCGGCCCGGCGCGTGCACGCCCATGCCGTGTCCGAGGCTCATGTGGATGAACGGCTCGTTGAGGGTGATCCAGAGCTTCACCCGGTCGCCGAGGCGGGCCGCGGTCACGTCGGCGTACTCGGCGAAGCGGGCCGCGGTGTCCCGGTTCAGCCAGCCGCCGGCGTCCTCCAGTGCCTGCGGCAGGTCCCAGTGGAAGAGCGTGGCGACCGGGTCCACGCCGGCCGCGAGCAGACCGTCCACCAGCCGGTCGTAGAAGTCCAGCCCGGCCGTCAGGGCCGGACCGGCGCCGGTGGGCTGGATCCGGGGCCAGGAGATCGAGAACCGGTACGCGGACACCCCCAGCCCGGCCAGCAGCGCGGTGTCCTCGGCGTACCGGTGGTGGTGGTCGCACGCCTCGTCGCCGGTGCTGCCGTCGACGATCCGTCCGGGCTCGCGGGCGAACGTGTCCCAGATGGACGGCCCGCGACCGTCGACGGTGGTCGCCCCCTCGATCTGGTACGCGGAGGTGGACACCCCCCAGCGGAAGCCGGCGGGGAAGTCGGGCATCGGCGCGGTCGTCAAGTCACCCTCCCGAGACGTGAAGCGTGTTCGCGACTCTAGGGCTCCGACGACCGCCGCGCCATAGGCCGGAAAGCGTCGACGGCACAAGGGTTTCCGGCGTGTCTTCTCCGAACTCGTCCGCTTAAGTCCGATTTACACATAGAGTGCCGAATATCGCGGATGTGATTTAAGTGGGGGAAAGATACTCATGATCCTCGTGGAACGCAGCGCACACGTGGCGGCGCCGGTGGAAGTGGTCTGGGACGTCGTGCAGCGGGCCGAGCAGCTGCCGGCCTGGCTGGCGGGGGTCCGCGCGGCCGAGGTCCTCTCGGGGGAGGGATTCGGCCGGCGACAACTGGTCCAGGCCGGACGCGGCTCCGCGCACGAGGCCGAGGTGATCGCCTACCAGGAGCCGACCCTGATCGGCTGGCGCGAACGGGCCAAGGGCGCGGGCGCCCGGGCCGAGGCGCGCACCGAGATCTACGTCCAGCTGACCGCGGACGAGGAGGACGGTGGCACCGTCGTACGACTGATCGTCGTGCGGTGGCCCGCCGGCCCCGTCAAGGCCGCCCTGCTGCGGCTCGGCCTGCGCCGGGTCGGCGCCGACCTGGAGGACTCGCTGGCCCGGCTGACCGACCTGGCCGCCGTCGGCTGACCGAGCCCGTCCCGGCGTCGCCCGCGATGGTGATGGTCCGGCGTCCCCGCCAGGGACGCCGGACCATCGTCGTCTGTGCCCGAAGTGTTAAGAAGGGGCCCCTTCTCTACCGGAGGCGTTAAGAAGGGGCCCTTCCTTTCAGCTGTCGCCGCCGGTTTCGCCGACCGGGGCGGCAGTGACGTCGTCCAGCGCGTACTTGCGGGCGGCGTCGGCCGGCACGTGGGCCGGCACCGTGCCGCGCAGGGCGAGCTGGCGCAGCGTGGCGACCGCGATCGACTCGGCGTCGACGTGGAAGTGACGACGCAGCGCGTGCCGGGTGTCCGACATGCCGAAGCCGTCGGTGCCGAGCGAGGTGTAGTCACCGGGCACCCAGCGGGAGATCAGGTCCGGCACCGCGCGCATCCAGTCGCTGACCGCGACCTTCGGCCCGTCGGCGTCGGCCAGCTTCCGCGCGATGTACGGCACCCGCTGCTCCTCGCCCGGGTTGAGCAGGTTGTGCTCCTCGCACTGCACCGCGTCGCGGCGCAGCTCGGTCCAGGACGTCACCGACCACACGTCGGCGGACACGCCCCAGTCCTCGGCGAGCAGCTGCTGGGCCTTGAGCGCCCACTGCATGCCGGTGCCGGAGGCGAGGATGTTCGCCTTCGGCGCGTCGTCACGAACCTGCGGCGCCGGCGAGTAGCGGTAGATGCCCTTGAGGATGCCCTCGACGTCCACACCCTCCGGCTCGGCCGGCTGGAAGATCGGCTCGTTGTAGACGGTGAGGTAGTAGAAGACGTTCTCCTGCTCCTCGCCGTACATCCGGTGCAGGCCGTTCTCCATGATGTGCGCCAGCTCGAAGGCGAACGCCGCGTCGTAGGAGACCACCGCCGGGTTGGTGGCGGCGAGCAGCAGCGAGTGGCCGTCCTCGTGCTGGAGGCCCTCACCGTTGAGCGTGGTCCGGCCGGCGGTGGCGCCGAGCACGAAGCCCCGCGCCATCTGGTCCGCCGCCGCCCAGAACCCGTCGCCGGTGCGCTGGAAGCCGAACATCGAGTAGAAGATGTACAGCGGGATCATCGGCTCGCCGTGCGTGGCGTACGCCGTGCCGGCGGCGGTGAACGAGGCGACCGAACCGGCCTCGTTGATGCCCTCGTGCAGGATCTGCCCGGTGGTCGACTCCTTGTAGGACAGGAACAGCTCCCGGTCCACCGAGGTGTAGCGCTGGCCGTGCGGCGAGTAGATCTTCTGGGTCGGGAAGAGCGAGTCCATGCCGAAGGTGCGGGCCTCGTCCGGGATGATCGGCACCCAGCGCTTGCCGAACTCCTTGTCCTTCATGATGTCCTTGAGCAGGCGGACGAACGCCATCGTGGTGGCGACCTTCTGCTTGCCCGACCCGCGCTTGACGTCGGAGAACCGCTCGCTGCCCGGCACGGCCAGCGTCTTGCGCGCGGTGTTGCGCGTGGGCAGGTAGCCGCCGAGCTGCTGCCGTCGGTCCTTGAGGTAGGCGATCTCGTCCGACTTCTCGCCCGGCGTGTAGTACGGCGGGAGGTAGGGGTTCTCCTCCAGCTGCTTGTCCGGGATGTCCAGGTAGAGGCGGTCGCGGAAGAGCTTCAGGTCCTCCAGCGTCAGCTTCTTCATCTGGTGGGTGGCGTTACGGCCCTCGAAGTGCGAGCCCAGCGTCCAGCCCTTGATCGTCTTGGCGAGGATCACCGTCGGCTGGCCGGTGTGCTCCGTCGCCGCCTTGTAGGCCGCGTAGAGCTTGCGGTAGTCGTGACCGCCCCGCTTGAGGTTCCAGATCTCGTCGTCGGAGAGGTGCTCGACCATCTTGCGGGTGCGCGGGTCGCGGCCGAAGAAGTGCTCCCGCACGTACGCCCCGGACTCCGCCTTGTAGGTCTGGTAGTCACCGTCGGGCGTGGTGTTCATCAGGTTGACCAGCGCGCCGTCGGTGTCCGCCGCGAGCAGCGGGTCCCACTCGCGGCCCCAGACGACCTTGATGACGTTCCAGCCGGCGCCCCGGAAGAACGCCTCCAGCTCCTGCATGACCTTGCCGTTGCCGCGGACCGGTCCGTCCAGGCGCTGGAGGTTGCAGTTGATCACGAAGGTGAGGTTGTCCAGCTCCTCGCGGGCGGCCACGCCGATCGCGCCGAGCGACTCGACCTCGTCCATCTCACCGTCGCCGAGGAACGCCCAGACGTGCTGCTGGGAGGTGTCCTTGATGCCGCGGTGGTGCAGGTAGCGGTTGAACCGCGCCTGGTAGATCGCGTTCAGCGGGCCGAGGCCCATGGACACGGTGGGGAACTCCCAGAAGTCCGGCATCAGCCGCGGGTGCGGGTACGACGGCAGCCCGCCGCCGGGGTGCGACAGCTCCTGCCGGAAGCCGTCGAGCTGGCTCTCGCTGAGCCGGCCCTCCAGGAACGCCCGCGCGTACATGCCGGGGGAGGCGTGACCCTGGTAGAAGATCTGGTCACCACCGCCCGGGTGGTTCTTGCCCCGGAAGAAGTGGTTGAAGCCCACCTCGTAGAGCGACGCGGAGCTGGCGAACGTGGAGATGTGGCCGCCGACGCCGATCTCCGGCCGCTGCGCCCGGTGCACCAGCATGGCGGCGTTCCAGCGGATGTACGCCCGCAGCCGCCGCTCGATGTGCTCGTCACCCGGGAACCACGGCTCCCGCTCCGGCGCGATCGTGTTGATGTAGTCGGTGGTGGTCAGGGACGGCACCCCGACCTGGCGCTCGCGGGCCCGCTCCAGCAGGCGCAGCATGACGTACCGGGCGCGCTTGGTTCCGCGCTCGTCGATGACACCGTCGAGCGACTCGACCCATTCGCTGGTCTCTTCAGGGTCGATGTCCGGAAGCTGGCTCGGCAGACCAGCGGTGATCACCGGGCGCTTGCGTTCCGTAGCCACAGGCGTTCCCTCGGTTCTGTGTGGGATAGGTCTCTAGCGCCATCCTGCCCCCTCGTGGCGCTCGTCGTCACGTCTCCCTCCCCCAGACGCGACGCTGAACACAGGTACCCACCAGTAACTTTGTGCGATCACCGGATGCGCTAGCCGGGTCGCCGGTGGCGGTCCACGGCTACCCTGCCGGCATGCGGCGGGATCCGGTTCTGGTCGGCGGCGCGATGACGGCGCTGGGGGTGCTCGTGGCGCTCGTCGCCGCGGTGGGGTTGGCGCGGGAGATCGCGCGCACCCCGGAGTGGGGGCCGGAATGGATCTTCGTCCTGGGCGGTGGCGTGCTGCTGGTCCTCGGCGGCGTCGGCGAACTCCGGCACCAGCGCCGCTACCGGGAGGCGGCGGGCGGGGGCAGCGCCTTCGACTACGTCCCACCCGGCCCGCACGGCACGAGTGGGGAGATGCCCAGCTACGGCGACAGCGGCGGGGGCGGGGGCGGCGACTGCGGTGGCGCTGGTGGCGGCGGGAACTGAGCGGCTGCGGCAGAATGCGCCGTATGCGCAGTGAGGTGATCAGCGTCCGGACCGGGTCCCGGCCGACCGTCCGGGACATCACGGCCGAGGCCGAGCGGTTCGTCGCCGGGGCCGGCGACGGGCTGCTGCACGTCTTCGTGCCGCACGCCACGGCCGGGCTCGCGATCATCGAGACCGGCGCCGGGTCGGACGACGACCTGCTCCGGGCGCTCGACGACCTGCTGCCCACCGACGACCGGTGGCGGCACCGGCACGGCTCGCCCGGCCACGGCCGCGACCACGTGCTCCCGGCGTTCGTGCCGCCGTACGCGACGCTGCCGGTGCTCGACGGGCGGATCCAGCTCGGCACCTGGCAGTCGATCTGCCTGGTCGACCCGAACGGCGACAACCCGGACCGTCAGGTGCGCTTCTCGTTCCTCGCCGGCTGAGCGGCCGGGCCGGGCGCGCCCCTACCCGCCGGGGGAGCCGGGTGTCGATGCCGTGTGGGATCGAGGTGCGGCCGCGAGAGGCGGCGATGTCAGCCGAGCAGTCGGCGCAGCTCGCCCGGCGTGTGGCCGAGGTGGGCGCGGACCGTGCGGGTCAGGTGCGCCTGGTCGCTGAAGCCCAGCTCGCCGGCGAGGTCGGCCAGGCGTACGTCACCCTGCTCGATCCGGTCCAGCGCCCGGGCGACGCGCAGCCGGTTGCGGTAGCGGGTG
Coding sequences within it:
- a CDS encoding copper resistance CopC family protein — encoded protein: MARTWLVVLGVAAGASLLLPAAPAFAHNSLTGSDPQNGARLAAAPKRIELRFLATPKEATTKVTVTGPDNVVAAGGAPTFAGKRVSVPFKPGAAGLYIVTYQLASDDGHPVKGEIRFTLTTGTPAEPPSASAAPGSATPTTAPASTAAGSPSAGSPSAASPSPAAAGDDDGGTGWLWTVVPVVVLGLLLVGALVLRRRATRR
- a CDS encoding GH1 family beta-glucosidase yields the protein MPDFPAGFRWGVSTSAYQIEGATTVDGRGPSIWDTFAREPGRIVDGSTGDEACDHHHRYAEDTALLAGLGVSAYRFSISWPRIQPTGAGPALTAGLDFYDRLVDGLLAAGVDPVATLFHWDLPQALEDAGGWLNRDTAARFAEYADVTAARLGDRVKLWITLNEPFIHMSLGHGMGVHAPGRVLLFDAFPVAHHQLLGHGLAVAALRARTASPVAIANNYSPVRPAGDSDVDRAAAAYDALHNRLFTDPLLGLGYPDAPGVDPTVVRDGDLDVIAAPIEVLGVNYYNPTGIRAPEEGSPLPFEIVPLDGYPRTAFDWPVAPDGLRELLLQLRDRYGDALPEIQVTESGCAYDDAPDAQGRVDDPERIAYLDGHVRAVHEAIGAGVPVTGYFVWSLLDNWEWAEGFTKRFGLVHVDYPTQRRTPKSSYAWFRDLVRR
- the aceE gene encoding pyruvate dehydrogenase (acetyl-transferring), homodimeric type, yielding MATERKRPVITAGLPSQLPDIDPEETSEWVESLDGVIDERGTKRARYVMLRLLERARERQVGVPSLTTTDYINTIAPEREPWFPGDEHIERRLRAYIRWNAAMLVHRAQRPEIGVGGHISTFASSASLYEVGFNHFFRGKNHPGGGDQIFYQGHASPGMYARAFLEGRLSESQLDGFRQELSHPGGGLPSYPHPRLMPDFWEFPTVSMGLGPLNAIYQARFNRYLHHRGIKDTSQQHVWAFLGDGEMDEVESLGAIGVAAREELDNLTFVINCNLQRLDGPVRGNGKVMQELEAFFRGAGWNVIKVVWGREWDPLLAADTDGALVNLMNTTPDGDYQTYKAESGAYVREHFFGRDPRTRKMVEHLSDDEIWNLKRGGHDYRKLYAAYKAATEHTGQPTVILAKTIKGWTLGSHFEGRNATHQMKKLTLEDLKLFRDRLYLDIPDKQLEENPYLPPYYTPGEKSDEIAYLKDRRQQLGGYLPTRNTARKTLAVPGSERFSDVKRGSGKQKVATTMAFVRLLKDIMKDKEFGKRWVPIIPDEARTFGMDSLFPTQKIYSPHGQRYTSVDRELFLSYKESTTGQILHEGINEAGSVASFTAAGTAYATHGEPMIPLYIFYSMFGFQRTGDGFWAAADQMARGFVLGATAGRTTLNGEGLQHEDGHSLLLAATNPAVVSYDAAFAFELAHIMENGLHRMYGEEQENVFYYLTVYNEPIFQPAEPEGVDVEGILKGIYRYSPAPQVRDDAPKANILASGTGMQWALKAQQLLAEDWGVSADVWSVTSWTELRRDAVQCEEHNLLNPGEEQRVPYIARKLADADGPKVAVSDWMRAVPDLISRWVPGDYTSLGTDGFGMSDTRHALRRHFHVDAESIAVATLRQLALRGTVPAHVPADAARKYALDDVTAAPVGETGGDS
- a CDS encoding NADP-dependent oxidoreductase gives rise to the protein MKAIAIDAYGSADLLTPRELPTPPVGPDTVLVRVRAAGVNPVDWKVREGHLAGAFPSHFPLVPGWDAAGVVEAVGPAVAGFAVGDEVIGYVRRDDVQHGTYAELVPAPERCLADKPVRASWPEAAGLPLAGLTAYQALQLARTGAGDTVLVHGASGGVGHLAVQVARALGADRVIGTASEANHDFVRSLGAEPVAYGDGLRDRVRAVAPDGVDVVLDLFGGDALDVSAELIARPARMISTADPEHVTRLGGTYLFVKPSAADLAVLAGLVDAGRLTVHVARTLPLAEAAEAHRLVEAGHVRGKVVLTV
- a CDS encoding SRPBCC family protein, with the translated sequence MILVERSAHVAAPVEVVWDVVQRAEQLPAWLAGVRAAEVLSGEGFGRRQLVQAGRGSAHEAEVIAYQEPTLIGWRERAKGAGARAEARTEIYVQLTADEEDGGTVVRLIVVRWPAGPVKAALLRLGLRRVGADLEDSLARLTDLAAVG
- the gltX gene encoding glutamate--tRNA ligase, encoding MTVRVRFAPSPTGMFHVGGARSALQNWIFAKQQGGVFVLRVEDTDAARNKPEWTEGILSALDWIGISRGSYEGPYFQSSYAGEHRAAAQRLYDGGRAYYCDCTREDVQARTGPQQRGYDGFCRDRGLGPGEGRALRFRTPDEGETVVVDLIRGEPTFENKLIEDFVIARGDGSPVFLLANVVDDMTMGITHVIRAEEHLPNTPKQQLLWDALGVKPPIWAHVPVVVNEKRQKLSKRRDKVALEAYRDEGYLADAMRNYLMLLGWAPSGDREIVPWSVIEDEFRLDEVNPSPAFFDEKKLRAFNGEYIRALPLEDFVAACQPWLTGTDTIAPPPWQPAEFDPAAFAAVAPLAQTRIAVLSEIVPNVDFLFLADPLIDEAAWAKAMKEGAAELLDAAIAAFDALGSWDAESLKATLEAVGAERGLKLGKAQAPVRVAVTGRTVGLPLFESLEVLGRDRTLTRLRAARVRLV
- a CDS encoding MFS transporter, whose protein sequence is MTTVNPTPASLPAALAEPTVPVRRSWIALIFAANLGVWMAFFTPIQVLLPQQVERIAPGDKEAMLAVVTGLGALAAVLANPLAGALSDRTSLRLANRHFGRRHVWTATGAVVGAAALVLLARQDSIAGVAVAWVAAQVCFNAMLASLTAAIPDRVPVAQRGGVSGWVGIPQALGLVLGAVLVTAVVTGNAAGYAAIALAVLLLSLPFALLTQDDPLPREHRSPVRLRALLASMWISPRRHPDFAWAWFTRFLVQTGNALGTLYLLYFLTDGVRVADPEGSLLVLILLYTLGMMLTAVVAGRLSDRSGRRKVFVIVSGLIMAVAATLLAVAPVWPMAIVAALLLGAGYGVYLAVDAALITQVLPAATDRAKDLGVINIANSAPQVLGPALSAPIVVHLGGYPTLYAVTAAVTLLGSALVVKIRSVP
- a CDS encoding YjbQ family protein; the protein is MRSEVISVRTGSRPTVRDITAEAERFVAGAGDGLLHVFVPHATAGLAIIETGAGSDDDLLRALDDLLPTDDRWRHRHGSPGHGRDHVLPAFVPPYATLPVLDGRIQLGTWQSICLVDPNGDNPDRQVRFSFLAG